The stretch of DNA TGATAACACTAGAACTCATTACCCAATGTATGGTAAAAGAGTTGCTGAAGATGTAGCTGATGGCCGTGCAGATCTGGGTGTTGTTCTTTGTGGTACAGGAATAGGTATTTCAACCGCAGCGAATAAAAATGAAGGTGTTCGTGCTGCCATGGTTGGCGATGTTGCTCAGGCTGAATATGCTAGACGCGAATTAAATGCCAATATTTTGGGATTTGGTGGAATTGTCCTGGGACGTGATTTCATTTTTGATATTGTAGACTCATATCTGAATGCTAAATATGAACCATCTGATGCTAATAGAAAACTTATTGATAAAATAGATCATATTGCTATACCAAATCCGGATCAAAAAGATAATGTTCACTTTTTTGATGAAGAAAACAGAAAATGGTCCGAAGGTGTATATCACGACTAATTTAGAATAAATAAAAATAATAGAATTTAATCGCACACGAAAAAAGCAACTCACTGACTATGAGCTGCTTTTTTTATATTTATTTTAAAAAAGCGCTTGCAATAAATAGAAAATGAAGTAAAATTATCATATAAAGCGAACAAAAACGAACAATTTTAATCTATTTTGAACATAGCTTTTGTATTACTTTAAATAGTGAATGAAAGGAGAACTAATATGTCTGCAGATATTGTATTTACTAGAATTGATAATCGATTGGTTCACGGACAAGTGGGGGTTAGCTGGACAAAAGCTGTTGGAGCAAATTTAATTGTTGTTGCAAATGACCAAGCAGCTCAAGATCCATTACAGCAAAAGTTAATGTCTGTTACAGCAGATAGCTCAGGTGCTGGAATTAGATTTTTTACTATTCAGCACACTATTGACATTATCAATAAAGCTGCTGCAAGACAACATATTTTTATTGTTGTCAAAACTCCTGCTGATGCGCGGAAATTAATTGAGAATTCTGTTCCTATTAAGCAGGTTAATGTTGGAAATATGCATCCTCAAAAAGGCAAGGTTGAAATTTCCAAAAAAGTTTATGTAGATCAGCAGGATAAGGATGATTTATTAGCAATTGCAAATTTTGGCGTTGATATTTTCATTGAAGATTATCCTGGTGATAGGAAATATCCTATTACACCTGAACTTCTTGCTAAGGTTTAAAAATTCATAGTATGAAAGGAGTGAAGTAATATGGCTATCACATTCACACAAGGTGTTTTAATTGCAATTTGGGCAATGATAGCAGGATTAGATTGTTGGCTGCAAGCATTTTATATTTTTAGACCTATAATTGTATGTACTATTACTGGTTTAATTTTAGGTGATTTGCGGTTAGGTGTTATTGCTGGTAGTTTGACTGAACTAGCATTTGCGGGATTAACTCCTGCCGGTGGGACACAACCGCCTAATACTGTACTTTGCGGTATTATGACTGTTGTTATTGCAGCAATGAACAATATTTCTCCAACTACTGCAATTGGTTTATCATTACCATTTGCAATGCTTATGCAGTATATATTGTTGTTCTTCTATTCAACATTCTCATTATTTTTATCTAAATTTGATAAGTATGCTGAAGAAGGTAATGCCAAGGCTTTTAAGCGCTTGAATTATATTCCGTTAATTATTGTTACTGTTTCATTTGGTATTGTTGCATTCTTGAGTGCTTATGCAGCTCAAGGACCAATGAAAGTATTAGTAAATTCAATGCCACATTGGTTAACACATGGTTTTGAATTAGCCGGAGGTATGCTTCCAGCAGTTGGTTTTGCAATGTTACTAAAGGTTATGTTAAAGGGTCAATATTTATCATATCTAATTTTAGGTTTCGTAATGGCATCAATGATTCCATTCTCAAATGTTTTGCCAGTTGCTTTAGTTGGTGTCGTTTTTGCAATGATCGAATTTTATCATAATCGTGACCAAGCAAAATTAGAAACTAAGATTTTAAATGATCAACGTAATTCTGCAGGAGGTATGGACGATGGCATCTAACAGTAAAGAAAATAAAGATAGCATCTTTACTAAACATGAAATATCGATGTTGGGAATTCGGTCTAACTTAGTTCAGGCTTCCTTCTCATACGAGAGAATGCATGCACCAGGTTGGACATGGGCACAATTACCATTTTGGGAAAAAATATATAAAGATGATCCTGAAGGGTTAAAAGCCGTAATGACCGATAATATGGAATTTATTAACAGTTCACCGCCTTTGTATCCTATTCTGATGGGCTTACTGTTAACGATGGAAGAAAAGCACGTAGATCGTGCTACTATCAAAGGTTTAAAGAATGCAATCTTTGGTCCAATGGCAGGAATTGGTGATGCAATTTTCTGGTTTACAATTATGCCAATTGTGGGTGGTATTAGTGCATCTATTGGTAAAGATGGTAATGTATTAGGACCAATTCTATTCTTTCTTGTATATTTGTTCCTATTTTGGAGCAGAATTCCTTTAGCTCATTTAGGATATAATTTAGGGACTAAATCAATAGATGTTATTCAGGATAATTCCACAATTATTTCTCATGTTGCTTCTATTTTGGGCTTGACTGTAATTGGAGCATTAATTGCCAGTTACGTAAAAATGTCTCTAACTGTAAAGATTAGTGCTGGTAATTCAGCAATTAGCTTACAGAAAGCTTTACTAGACAAAATTTTCCCTAATATTTTGCCATTTGCATTCGTATTTTTGCTATATTGGTTATTGAAGAAAAATATTAATCCAATTTGGTTGATAGTTATTACATTTGCTTTGGCAATTGTAATGGCAGCAATTGGTTGGATGTAATAATCTTCTATAGGAGACGCATAGTGAGTAAAGTTAAAGTAATAGTAACAGGCCACGGTTTGTTTGCTTCTGGTATTAAAGGTGCTTTAAAATTATTAGCTAAAATTCCCGATAATTGGTTTTTTATTGATTTTTCTGAAGGCATGAGCGATACAGATTTAGAAAAGCAATATACAAAAATTATCAATTTTGATCAAGATCAAGTGCTATTTTTTACAGATCTAGCTGGTGGTACTCCATATAAAGTTTCTGCGACTTTATCGACTAAAAGTGCTGGAATTTCAATTGTTTCCGGTGGAAATCTCGGTTCGTTATTAGAAACTTTGTTCACGGATTATGATAATGCAGCTGAGTATGCACGAGATATTGTGGAAATTTCTAAAAAGGGAACACAGATTTTTTCGCTAAATGACATAAAATCTACTAATCAAAATCAAGATATTGATAGTGATGGTATTTAAGTCAAATCATTATAAGAGGCATGACCATTCATGCCTCTTTTTATAGAGGAGCAAGTATTAGTATGACGATTGGTATTTGTCTTATTTTACTTAGTTTTGTAATAATGTTGTTGTTACTTGTATTACAACGCAAAAAATATTTTTATATTGGTAATTTTGTCAATAATGATGATGGTCTAGTAATTAAATTATCTGAAACGGGACGTTATATTATCAATAAAACTATCTTAGGTAACAAAGTTAGTAAACAAGCAGTTTTTCAAATTGAAGAAGGAAAATATTCAGTGAAAGATAATACAATTAAACTTGTTCCTGATAATGCAATTAAATATTATTTCCACAATGTCAATCAGCTTATTAGAAATAATTGGTTTAATAGTGAAAAAATGCAACTTTCATCTTCTATTATTACCATTAAAAAAAGCAAATTAATAATGAATAATAATGAGTTACAAAAATTTTTAGGTGGAAAACTTGTAACGTTAAGGAATTTCAATAAAGTTTCAAAAAATAGTAGTACTTAAGTCATGTATAACATTGAATATGTTAAAATCGCTAATTATATATGTAATCGATTGCAATGAACGATAGCTGTATTTCAATAATCGTGAACTAAATAGATGGATTAGTACTATTAATTAGACAAAACCGCAAATCGTAATTTGGGTAAATGAGCTCAAGTTAGGAATTGCGGTCTTTTTTGTGAAAAAGATAATAAATATTATTAAAATACTCATTGAAAACAAGTACTGTCTTTGCTAAAATTTAAAGTGGTATCAACCAGTTATAAAGGAGATGCTGCTAATGCAAAAACCATTATATCGACAAGTAATTTCAGATTTAGAGATGAGAATTAGTAAATTAAAAGCTAATGATAAATTACCAAGCGAGCGAAAATTGTTAATGCAATATGGTGTTAGTCGTAACACTATTAGGTTGGCATTACAAGACTTAGAGCAAAGAGGACTAATTTATCGGCTGCATGGTAAAGGAACATTTGTTTCAAGTATGTATCTTGACCAACCGAATATCGGCGGGATGTATTCTTTCTCTGAAGAAATAAAGCGTGCCGGACAAAAGGCAACAACTAAAAATCAGAGTTTAGAGTTAGTAACGCCAAGTGAGCAAATTGCGAAACAATTAAATTTAGTAAGTGATGAACAAACTTACAAGCTTGTTCGTATTCGATTGGCAAATGATGAACCGCAGATTTTTAGTACAACTTATTTACCGAAAAAACTTTTTCCAGATCTTAAACTTAGCGATTTGCAAGCTGACACTCTTTATAGCGTATTAAAAAGCAAATATAGTCAACTTAGTGTTATGGCGTTTGAGGATGTCCAGGCTGTAAACCTGTCAGCCACGGAAAGTAAGTTTTTAGCAGAAAAAGCTGGTGCAGCTAGTTTAAAAATCTATCGTAAAACAATTAATGATAAAAATGTCCCAATTGAATTTACGATTTCACTGGCTCGTAGTGATAAATTTATTTATCGATCAAAGCAATATAATCATTTTCTTTAATTTAGTGAAAGGTAGGAATTAGTGAAATGTTTTCAAAAACAGATGAAGAATTAGAACAAATTAGTGCCAAGATTACGACGCGTGAGATTCAGCAGCAACCTGATTTGTGGCAGGAAACTTGGTCAATTTATCAAGAAAAAAAGGCAGAAATTCAGGCTTTCTTAAGTAAAATTAATCAAAAATGGGGCAAAGTACGAGTAATTTTTACCGGTGCTGGTACGAGTGCGTATGTTGGTAATATGGTTATGCCGTATTTGCAACGTCATGGTGACCGGACTAAGTATAATTTTGAAGCAATTGATACAACTAAAATTGTTTCGACGCCGCAAGATTATCTCGAAAAAGATACGCCGACAATCTTAGTTTCTTTTGCGCGCAGCGGTGATTCACCAGAGTCGGTTGCCACAGTTGAACTTGCTAAAAAATTAGTTAAAAATTTATACCAAATTGCAATTACTTGTGCTCCTGAAGGCCAACTAGCTAAGGATCTAGAACATGATCCTTCAGGGCTAGTTGTATTAACACCAGCTAAGTCCTTGGACCAGGGCTTTGCAATGACTGGTTCATTTTCATGTATGAGTTTAACAGCTCTGTTGATTTTTGATACTTTGGATAATCAATGTAAAGAAAAAATTATTGGTGAGATCGTCCAAATGGGTCAAAGTGTCGTTGACCGTGAAGCAGAAATTCAAGCAATTGTCGATACGAATTTTGACCGGATTACTTATGTTGGTAGTGGTGCTTTAGGCGGTTTAGCTGAAGAAACTCGGTTAAAGATTTTGGAATTGACTGCTGGAGAAGTTGCGGCATTATTTGATACTTCAATGGGCTTGCGTCATGGACCTAAATCATTTTTAGATAAGAAAACGATTGTCTTTGATTACGTTTCTAACGATTCATATACTAGACAGTATGATTTAGATATTTTGAATGAGATTAAAGGTGATCAAATCGTACCGTTGGTGATGGCTGTTGGTCAAGAAAAAGAAGGCCAAAATTTTGCGGGTAAATCCTTTATCTTTAAGGCAGATGAACTATTACCTGATGCCTATTTGGCCTTGCCTGATGTGATGTTTGGTCAAACAGTTGCCTTGCTTACCTCAGTAAAGGTTAATAATAAGCCAGATACGCCATCACCTACAGGAACAGTTAATCGGGTAGTTAAAGGTGTAACTATTCATAAATTTAATGAATAATATTTAATCTCAAGGAAGGTGTTTTTATTTTAAATACCTTCCTTTTTCTGTTTTTGCAAGTTACAGTTGACAAAAAGTGGTAGGTACCTTATTATATTCATTGAAAGCGCTTTATAAATAATGAATTTAGTATTTATCATATCGGTTCCACATAGCTGAAGCCTGTTATGTTTTGGAGGTACGTTATATGAATATTGTGGGTGCAAGAATCGATGAACGATTAGTGCATGGTCAAGTTGCCAATCTTTGGACACCTAAGTTGCAGGTAGAACGCATCATTGTACTTGATGAAGCTGCCGCGAAAGATGATATCCAAAAGAGTGGGTTAAGAATGGCCACACCAATGACAACACGATTAAGTGTTTTACCAACCGCAGTTGCTGCAGACCATTTACTAAAAAATCGTTACGGTAATCAGAGATTATTTCTTGTTGCTAAGCGACCAGAGAAGTTTTTAGATCTTCTTAATTTGGGAGTTAAACTTGATTTGATTAATGTTGGTAATATGTCTAAACGCGATGACACAACTGAATTAACTAAGCAAGTTAACATCAATGAAGAAGATGTCAAGCTGTTTAAGCAGATAGCTGGTCAAGGTGTTAAGTTGATTGCTCAAGTAAATCCTAGTGTTGACGCACGGGATTTTATGAAACTAATTGATGAAAAGATGAATTAGGAGGTAGAAAAATGGCTTGGTGGCAAATATTACTGCTGACGTTATATGCGGGTCTAGAAATTTTAGATGAATTGCAAATTTATTCAGCATTAAATACACCCGTTGGCGCTGGATTAATCGCTGGTTTAATTATGGGCAATATGCCTACAGGATTATTTATTGGTGCTTCAATGCAGTTGATGGTTTTAGGTGTTGGTACTTTTGGTGGGGCGTCAAGAATTGATGCGACTACTGGTACGGTTTTAGCAACTGCCCTTTCAGTTAGCATTAAGGGTATGAGTCCACAGGCCGCAATTTCAGCAATTGCAGTTCCGGTTGCGACAATCATGGTTGAGTTAGACGTCTTAGCTAGATTTGCCAACACGTACTTTTCACACAGAATTGATCATTTGATTGATCAAGAACATATTAACTATAAGGCTGTTGAGAGAAATGTCTTGTATGGTGCTCTGCCATGGTCATTATCTCGTGCCATTCCGGTTTTCATTGCTTTAGCTTTTGGTCGAGGATTAGTGCAAACAATTGCTAATGCCTTGAATGGTAACTTGCTCTGGTTAGGTCAAGGTTTAACTGTTGCTGGTGCAACATTACCAGCAGTTGGGTTTGCTATTTTACTACGCTACTTACCAATTAAAAAGCATGCAGCTTACTTGATTTTGGGCTTTACTATTACAACATTGTTTTCAGTTTTATTCAGCAGTATCCAAGCATTGGGTGTTGGTGTAACTGCAGTTAACAAGAGCTTCACGAGTGTCTTCAATGGCCTACCAATGTTAGCTATTGCGTTGATTGCCTTAGCTTTGGCAATGTTACATTACAAGAATATTCCAATTAATAACAATACTACACAAAGTAAAGAAACAAGCTCAAATGTTAATAATGACGAAGGAGAGATCACTGATGACGAACTCTAAACCAAGATATAAGTTAACTGATAAGGACTTTAACCAAATTAACCGGCGGTCACTATTTGGCTATCAACTGGGCTGGA from Lactobacillus sp. ESL0785 encodes:
- the lacB gene encoding galactose-6-phosphate isomerase subunit LacB, coding for MVIALGNDHIVTPVKMAISDHLKEEGYQVIDEGTHDNTRTHYPMYGKRVAEDVADGRADLGVVLCGTGIGISTAANKNEGVRAAMVGDVAQAEYARRELNANILGFGGIVLGRDFIFDIVDSYLNAKYEPSDANRKLIDKIDHIAIPNPDQKDNVHFFDEENRKWSEGVYHD
- a CDS encoding PTS sugar transporter subunit IIA; this translates as MSKVKVIVTGHGLFASGIKGALKLLAKIPDNWFFIDFSEGMSDTDLEKQYTKIINFDQDQVLFFTDLAGGTPYKVSATLSTKSAGISIVSGGNLGSLLETLFTDYDNAAEYARDIVEISKKGTQIFSLNDIKSTNQNQDIDSDGI
- the agaC gene encoding PTS galactosamine transporter subunit IIC, with the protein product MAITFTQGVLIAIWAMIAGLDCWLQAFYIFRPIIVCTITGLILGDLRLGVIAGSLTELAFAGLTPAGGTQPPNTVLCGIMTVVIAAMNNISPTTAIGLSLPFAMLMQYILLFFYSTFSLFLSKFDKYAEEGNAKAFKRLNYIPLIIVTVSFGIVAFLSAYAAQGPMKVLVNSMPHWLTHGFELAGGMLPAVGFAMLLKVMLKGQYLSYLILGFVMASMIPFSNVLPVALVGVVFAMIEFYHNRDQAKLETKILNDQRNSAGGMDDGI
- the agaB gene encoding PTS galactosamine transporter subunit IIB, producing MSADIVFTRIDNRLVHGQVGVSWTKAVGANLIVVANDQAAQDPLQQKLMSVTADSSGAGIRFFTIQHTIDIINKAAARQHIFIVVKTPADARKLIENSVPIKQVNVGNMHPQKGKVEISKKVYVDQQDKDDLLAIANFGVDIFIEDYPGDRKYPITPELLAKV
- a CDS encoding PTS sugar transporter subunit IIB, which translates into the protein MNIVGARIDERLVHGQVANLWTPKLQVERIIVLDEAAAKDDIQKSGLRMATPMTTRLSVLPTAVAADHLLKNRYGNQRLFLVAKRPEKFLDLLNLGVKLDLINVGNMSKRDDTTELTKQVNINEEDVKLFKQIAGQGVKLIAQVNPSVDARDFMKLIDEKMN
- a CDS encoding GntR family transcriptional regulator → MQKPLYRQVISDLEMRISKLKANDKLPSERKLLMQYGVSRNTIRLALQDLEQRGLIYRLHGKGTFVSSMYLDQPNIGGMYSFSEEIKRAGQKATTKNQSLELVTPSEQIAKQLNLVSDEQTYKLVRIRLANDEPQIFSTTYLPKKLFPDLKLSDLQADTLYSVLKSKYSQLSVMAFEDVQAVNLSATESKFLAEKAGAASLKIYRKTINDKNVPIEFTISLARSDKFIYRSKQYNHFL
- the agaD gene encoding PTS galactosamine transporter subunit IID produces the protein MASNSKENKDSIFTKHEISMLGIRSNLVQASFSYERMHAPGWTWAQLPFWEKIYKDDPEGLKAVMTDNMEFINSSPPLYPILMGLLLTMEEKHVDRATIKGLKNAIFGPMAGIGDAIFWFTIMPIVGGISASIGKDGNVLGPILFFLVYLFLFWSRIPLAHLGYNLGTKSIDVIQDNSTIISHVASILGLTVIGALIASYVKMSLTVKISAGNSAISLQKALLDKIFPNILPFAFVFLLYWLLKKNINPIWLIVITFALAIVMAAIGWM
- a CDS encoding PTS sugar transporter subunit IIC; the encoded protein is MAWWQILLLTLYAGLEILDELQIYSALNTPVGAGLIAGLIMGNMPTGLFIGASMQLMVLGVGTFGGASRIDATTGTVLATALSVSIKGMSPQAAISAIAVPVATIMVELDVLARFANTYFSHRIDHLIDQEHINYKAVERNVLYGALPWSLSRAIPVFIALAFGRGLVQTIANALNGNLLWLGQGLTVAGATLPAVGFAILLRYLPIKKHAAYLILGFTITTLFSVLFSSIQALGVGVTAVNKSFTSVFNGLPMLAIALIALALAMLHYKNIPINNNTTQSKETSSNVNNDEGEITDDEL
- a CDS encoding SIS domain-containing protein — its product is MFSKTDEELEQISAKITTREIQQQPDLWQETWSIYQEKKAEIQAFLSKINQKWGKVRVIFTGAGTSAYVGNMVMPYLQRHGDRTKYNFEAIDTTKIVSTPQDYLEKDTPTILVSFARSGDSPESVATVELAKKLVKNLYQIAITCAPEGQLAKDLEHDPSGLVVLTPAKSLDQGFAMTGSFSCMSLTALLIFDTLDNQCKEKIIGEIVQMGQSVVDREAEIQAIVDTNFDRITYVGSGALGGLAEETRLKILELTAGEVAALFDTSMGLRHGPKSFLDKKTIVFDYVSNDSYTRQYDLDILNEIKGDQIVPLVMAVGQEKEGQNFAGKSFIFKADELLPDAYLALPDVMFGQTVALLTSVKVNNKPDTPSPTGTVNRVVKGVTIHKFNE